The following coding sequences lie in one Deltaproteobacteria bacterium RBG_16_64_85 genomic window:
- a CDS encoding alanine racemase, giving the protein MLARPTMAEISLSALRHNYRTLRSLLPPSTSIFAVVKANAYGHGAVPVSRTLVEEGVRMLGVATVEEGVELRQAGIRCPVVVLGGVDELQAEEAHANGLSAALFDPDQIPYMARAAATRDRPFPVHLKVDTGMGRLGILPESATMIIEAVRSRKELSVEGWMTHLSSADGKEPADREFTLGQLAVFSRGIAAMREAFGAGVTVHALNSAGILSFREYAFDMVRPGITLYGSLPSDGLGAELGLRPVMRLVTKIISIKELPPGHPVSYGRGYRRPERRKIAVVPLGYADGYRRSFSDAASMGVMGRMAPVAGRVCMDHTMLDVTDIPGVSRGTDVVVMGEGAATADDLARISGTIPYEILTQVGRRIPRRVVG; this is encoded by the coding sequence CTGTTGGCAAGGCCGACGATGGCGGAAATCAGCCTTTCGGCGCTCCGGCATAATTACCGGACCTTGCGCTCCCTCCTTCCTCCGTCGACCTCCATCTTTGCCGTCGTGAAGGCGAACGCCTACGGCCACGGGGCGGTTCCCGTCTCCAGGACGCTCGTGGAGGAAGGCGTCAGGATGCTCGGCGTGGCCACCGTGGAGGAAGGGGTGGAGCTTCGCCAGGCGGGCATCCGCTGCCCGGTTGTCGTGCTGGGCGGGGTGGACGAGCTGCAGGCCGAGGAGGCCCACGCCAATGGCCTTTCCGCGGCCCTCTTCGATCCCGACCAGATTCCCTATATGGCCCGCGCCGCGGCCACCCGCGACAGGCCGTTCCCGGTCCACCTGAAGGTCGACACGGGGATGGGCCGGCTGGGCATTCTTCCGGAGAGCGCGACAATGATCATCGAGGCCGTGAGGTCGCGCAAGGAGCTGAGCGTCGAGGGCTGGATGACCCACCTCTCTTCCGCAGACGGGAAGGAACCGGCCGACCGGGAGTTCACCCTCGGCCAGCTCGCCGTTTTTTCCCGGGGGATCGCGGCGATGCGGGAAGCGTTCGGTGCCGGGGTCACGGTGCACGCCCTGAACAGCGCCGGCATCCTGTCCTTCCGCGAATACGCGTTCGACATGGTCCGACCCGGGATCACCCTGTACGGCAGCCTTCCGTCGGATGGGCTGGGCGCGGAGCTGGGCTTGCGGCCGGTGATGCGGCTGGTCACCAAGATTATCTCGATCAAGGAGCTGCCCCCGGGCCATCCCGTGAGTTATGGGAGGGGATATCGCCGGCCCGAGCGGCGGAAGATCGCGGTGGTGCCGCTGGGATACGCCGACGGCTATCGTCGTTCCTTCTCCGACGCCGCGTCCATGGGGGTGATGGGCCGCATGGCGCCGGTCGCCGGAAGAGTGTGCATGGATCACACGATGCTGGACGTGACCGACATCCCTGGCGTCTCGCGGGGGACGGACGTCGTGGTGATGGGCGAAGGAGCGGCCACGGCCGACGATCTGGCCCGTATCTCCGGGACCATTCCCTACGAGATCCTCACGCAGGTGGGTCGGCGGATTCCGAGGCGCGTCGTTGGCTGA
- a CDS encoding thiamine biosynthesis protein ThiS, which produces MEIVVNGELRAVAEGATVRSLLRELDLPESRVAVERNRAIVRKTDYADMGLSNGDRIEIVTFVGGG; this is translated from the coding sequence TTGGAAATCGTCGTCAACGGGGAGCTCCGCGCAGTCGCAGAGGGTGCGACCGTCCGATCGTTGTTGCGCGAACTCGATCTGCCGGAATCCCGGGTCGCCGTGGAGCGGAACCGGGCCATCGTCCGGAAGACCGATTACGCGGACATGGGGCTTTCCAATGGAGACCGGATCGAGATCGTCACTTTCGTGGGAGGAGGGTAA
- a CDS encoding thiamine-phosphate diphosphorylase → MKIDFRVYLLTDRKLCPGGEILETVERALDGGVRAVQLREKDLSGRELFRLAERMRKLTEGYGARLLINDRADVAMGVGADGVHLGVLSIPPREARRFLGPQAVIGCSAHNAEELREAEMGGADFVTFGPVYPTPSKRPFGPPVGIPALASACRTAGIPVFALGGVGPGNLEEVMRAGSFGIALISGIVAAADPRAAAAALTEYFAPGPGRVKAEREGAP, encoded by the coding sequence ATGAAGATCGACTTCCGGGTCTACCTCCTCACCGACCGGAAGCTTTGCCCCGGAGGGGAGATCCTGGAAACCGTGGAAAGGGCCCTGGACGGCGGCGTCCGCGCCGTCCAGCTGCGGGAAAAGGATCTTTCGGGGAGGGAGCTGTTTCGCCTGGCGGAGCGGATGCGCAAGCTTACGGAGGGATACGGAGCAAGGCTTCTGATCAACGACCGCGCGGACGTGGCCATGGGTGTCGGCGCGGACGGCGTCCATCTGGGGGTTCTCTCCATCCCGCCGCGCGAGGCCAGACGCTTCCTCGGCCCGCAGGCCGTCATCGGGTGCTCCGCGCACAACGCGGAGGAACTGCGGGAAGCCGAGATGGGGGGAGCCGATTTCGTCACGTTCGGGCCGGTCTATCCCACGCCTTCCAAGCGTCCTTTCGGCCCGCCGGTGGGGATTCCCGCGCTCGCCTCGGCGTGCCGGACGGCAGGCATCCCGGTCTTCGCCCTCGGGGGAGTCGGGCCGGGGAACCTGGAGGAGGTCATGCGGGCGGGAAGTTTCGGGATCGCGCTGATTTCGGGGATCGTCGCGGCGGCGGACCCGCGCGCGGCGGCGGCCGCCCTCACGGAGTACTTTGCGCCAGGCCCGGGCCGCGTAAAAGCAGAAAGGGAAGGTGCGCCATGA
- a CDS encoding thiazole synthase: MDTPLTISGKTFRSRLLVGTGKYPDYPTMVKALEASGAEIVTVAVRRVNLDRSKESLLDHIDPKKYTLLPNTAACYTADDAVRTCLLAREAGMSNLVKLEVIGDEKTLFPDTEGLLAAARTLVKEGFIILPYTNDDPVMAKKLEDAGCAAVMPLAAPIGSGLGIRNPYNIRIILETVKVPVIVDAGVGTASDAAVAMELGCDGVLMNTGIAGAKDPVGMAEAMREAVSAGRKAFLAGRIPRKLYATASSPIDGTFF, translated from the coding sequence ATGGACACGCCGCTAACGATCTCGGGAAAGACGTTCCGGTCCCGTCTGCTGGTAGGGACGGGGAAATACCCGGACTACCCGACGATGGTCAAGGCGCTCGAGGCTTCGGGGGCCGAGATCGTCACGGTGGCCGTGCGAAGGGTCAACCTGGACCGGAGCAAGGAGTCGCTCCTCGACCACATCGACCCGAAAAAATACACCCTCCTGCCGAATACGGCAGCCTGCTACACGGCGGACGACGCGGTCCGCACCTGCCTCCTCGCGCGGGAGGCGGGGATGTCGAACCTGGTGAAGCTCGAGGTGATCGGCGACGAGAAGACCCTCTTCCCCGACACGGAAGGGCTGCTTGCTGCGGCCCGGACGCTTGTCAAGGAAGGGTTCATCATTCTCCCCTACACCAACGACGACCCCGTCATGGCGAAGAAGCTCGAGGACGCGGGCTGCGCAGCGGTCATGCCGCTGGCTGCCCCCATCGGCTCCGGGCTGGGAATCCGGAACCCGTACAACATCCGGATCATCCTCGAGACCGTGAAGGTGCCGGTGATCGTCGACGCGGGCGTGGGGACCGCCTCCGACGCGGCCGTGGCGATGGAACTCGGGTGCGACGGGGTCCTGATGAACACGGGAATCGCGGGGGCGAAGGACCCCGTGGGGATGGCCGAGGCAATGCGGGAGGCGGTTTCGGCAGGACGCAAGGCGTTCCTGGCGGGCCGGATCCCGAGGAAGCTCTACGCCACGGCCTCCTCCCCGATCGACGGAACCTTTTTCTGA
- a CDS encoding [FeFe] hydrogenase H-cluster radical SAM maturase HydG, protein MLPQKQQTTLPVSSGEIFRMLAAARPFARKEAFSLLLSLSPRRRLLPFEAARLLLTGDPMVWETAANMARAVREEVFGRRIVLFAPLYLSNECGNNCLYCGFRKGNREARRITLSPEAAVAEARFLEKKGYHRLLLVTGEHPLRTRPGYIADVLRAIYRETGMRILHVNAAPMPVDDLRMLKEAGAGVYQVFQETYHPETYAAMHPSGAKADYAWRLTCMDRAIPAGFGDVGIGALLGLYDYRFDVLSVLRHAEHLFDSFGTFPHTISVPRFRRAFGSPLPSAPCPVSDAEFERIVIVYRLSVPSAGVVVTTREPAAIRERVLDIGASQISAGSKTNPGGYAEGLRRHEAEQFEVDDTRPLEEIVRRVLARGYLPSLCTSCYRRHRTGNTFTEMAVDGHIRDFCMPNALLTLAEFAIATEDNALREECIAAVRDGRKELEGSPLLPEFDRKIARVLEGDRDLFF, encoded by the coding sequence ATGCTTCCGCAAAAGCAGCAAACCACCCTCCCCGTATCGTCGGGGGAGATCTTCCGGATGCTCGCCGCGGCTAGACCGTTCGCACGGAAGGAGGCGTTTTCGCTCCTTTTGTCCCTCTCCCCGCGGCGCAGGCTGCTCCCCTTCGAGGCGGCGCGGCTCCTTTTGACCGGCGACCCCATGGTGTGGGAGACGGCCGCCAACATGGCCCGGGCGGTTCGCGAGGAGGTGTTCGGGCGCCGGATCGTCCTCTTCGCCCCCCTCTACCTGTCCAACGAGTGCGGCAACAACTGCCTCTACTGCGGCTTCCGAAAGGGAAACCGGGAAGCCCGGCGGATCACGCTCTCCCCGGAAGCGGCGGTTGCCGAAGCACGCTTCCTCGAGAAGAAAGGGTACCACCGGCTGCTGCTGGTGACCGGGGAGCATCCCCTCCGGACCCGGCCGGGATACATCGCCGACGTCCTGCGGGCGATTTACCGCGAGACGGGGATGCGCATCCTCCATGTGAACGCCGCTCCCATGCCGGTCGATGACCTCCGGATGCTGAAAGAAGCCGGCGCGGGCGTTTACCAGGTGTTCCAGGAAACATACCACCCGGAGACCTACGCGGCGATGCACCCGTCCGGAGCGAAAGCCGACTATGCCTGGCGGCTGACGTGCATGGACCGAGCGATTCCGGCGGGCTTCGGCGACGTCGGGATCGGGGCGCTCTTGGGCCTGTACGATTACCGGTTCGATGTCCTCTCGGTTCTTCGGCATGCCGAGCACCTTTTCGATTCGTTCGGGACCTTCCCGCACACGATTTCCGTGCCGCGCTTCAGGAGGGCGTTCGGCTCCCCGCTCCCGTCCGCGCCCTGCCCGGTGTCCGACGCGGAGTTCGAGAGGATCGTCATCGTCTACCGGCTATCGGTTCCCTCCGCCGGCGTGGTGGTCACGACCCGCGAGCCCGCCGCGATCCGGGAGCGGGTTCTGGACATCGGGGCGTCCCAGATCAGCGCCGGATCCAAGACCAATCCCGGGGGATACGCGGAAGGCCTGCGCAGGCACGAGGCCGAGCAGTTCGAGGTGGACGACACCCGGCCGCTTGAGGAAATCGTCCGGAGGGTGCTCGCCAGAGGGTATCTCCCCTCCCTGTGCACCAGTTGTTACCGGCGGCACCGCACGGGGAACACCTTCACGGAGATGGCGGTGGACGGTCACATCCGCGATTTCTGCATGCCCAACGCGCTGCTCACGCTGGCCGAATTCGCAATCGCCACGGAGGACAACGCGTTGCGGGAGGAGTGCATCGCCGCCGTGCGAGACGGCAGGAAGGAACTGGAAGGGTCCCCGCTCTTGCCGGAGTTCGATCGCAAGATCGCGCGCGTGCTCGAGGGCGACAGGGATCTCTTCTTCTGA